One Ranitomeya imitator isolate aRanImi1 chromosome 1, aRanImi1.pri, whole genome shotgun sequence DNA window includes the following coding sequences:
- the LOC138658272 gene encoding uncharacterized protein: MSANEQDCVRALIEMYRSLPCLWKIKSADYSNRYKKNDAYEKLVAIYKEHHPTETVDEHIVRKKIQALRTVYKKELNKVEKSLKSGAGTDDVYVPKLWYYDLLAFTRDQEIPRPCQTVTSICAPSPEENLPESPDEHVPLQQRERPEGNDVQSHQSSRSPCLEDQTRPQRPSRKRKSTAGTPVDLLAMANTILSKHAATQLSAFPTLVEERLNKLDVTQRSHAERLMFDVLNAAAAGKLSDTSMLNITERQPSSQFYLGPPQEPMHSTPVRRPGPHHSQFWTPPAPPSFADFSQGPPTSTHRYSEMDTFYQNL; encoded by the exons atgtctgccaatgaacaagactgtgttcgggcactcatagagatgtaccgctccctgccctgcttgtggaagataaagtcggcggattacagcaaccgctacaaaaagaatgatgcgtatgagaagctggtggccatctacaaggagcatcatcccactgagacggtggatgaacacattgtgcgtaaaaaaatccaggctctccgcacagtctacaaaaaagagttgaacaaggtggaaaagtcgctgaagtctggggccggaactgacgacgtctatgtgcccaagttgtggtactatgacctgctggcgttcactcgggaccaggaaatccctcgcccgtgccagactgtcacaagcatatgtgcaccatcgcctgaagagaacctgcccgagtctccggacgagcat gtgcctctgcaacagcgggaaagaccagaagggaacgatgtccagtcccatcagtcctccagaagcccgtgtctcgaggatcagacacgtccacagcggccatctcgcaaaagaaagtcaacagcggggacacctgtggatctcctggcaatgGCTAACACCATCTTGTCCAAGCATGCGGCAACCCAGCTCTCCGCATTCCCAACCTTGGTTGAGGAACGGTTAAACAAATTGGACGTTACCCAACGATCTCACGCGGAGAGATTGATGTTTGACGTTCTGAACGCGGCAGCCGCTGGAAAACTGAGCGACACATCTATGTTGAACATCACCGAGCGTCAGCCCAGTAGCCAGTTTTATTTGGGACCAccacaggagcccatgcacagcactcctgtacgcagaccaggcccacatcattctcagttctggacaccacctgcacccccttcttttgcagacttttcacaagGACCTCCTACGTCCACGCACCGGTACAGCGAGATGGACACCTTCTATCAAAATTTGTAG